Part of the Nitrospirota bacterium genome is shown below.
TGCTCAAAAACCGGGCATACCTTCTCGGGAGCCTGGGTCTGGGCCTCCTCGGCACAATTTTTCTTGTGGGGTGGCTGATCAACCGTCGGGTCAGCGCACCACTTATCCGCAGCCTCCAAGACAGCGAAGAGCGAACCCGTTCAATCGTCAATACCGCCCTGGATGCCATCGTCGTCATGGACGAGCAGGGTCGGATTATCGAATGGAACCCTCAAGCCGAACAGATCCTGGGATGGACCAAACACGAAGTGATCGGGCGGAAGCTCTCGGACACCATCGTCCCCCCGCAATATCGCGAGGCCCACGACCAGGGATTACAGCACTACCTGGCAACCGGTGAAGGCTCGGCGCTAGGGAAGCGCCTGGAGCTTACTGCGCTGCGCTCCGATGGAACCGAATTTGTGATTGAACTGGCCATTACACCGCTCAAGCTGGCATCGGGAACAATCTTCAGCGGCTTTATCAGGGATATTTCCGAGAAAAGAAAGTGGGATGAAAGACTGCACGAGCAGATGCAACTGTCATTGCTGAACGCAGAGATCAACTCGGCCCTGGTCCAAGGCACCACGCTGCCGACCACGCTCCAGCAATGCGCAACCACGCTGATTCGGCAACTGGATGCCGCCTTCGTCCGCATCTGGCTACTCAACCCCAGCGATCTCTGCGACGACTGTCATAAGGCGGCCGCCTGCACCAATCGCACAGAGTGTTTACACCTGGCTGCCAGCGCCGGCCTCTCGGAGAATCTCAACGGCGAATTCCGCCGGGTTCCGCTGGGCGTGCTGAAGATCGGCAAGATCGCCCAGGGCGGGGGTGTGATGACGACCAACGACGTTCTGACAGAGGACCGCTTGCCCAACAAGCCATGGCTCACGGAAAATGGCCTGCAGGCGTTCGCCGGCTACCCCTTGATGATCGGCACTCGTGTGGTCGGCGTGCTGGCGCTGTTTTCTCGGCATCGACTGAGCGACCAGGCGCTGAAAGCGCTGGAGCGCGTCGCGCAGGTCATCTCCCTCGGCGTCGAGCAGAAGCGGAACGAAGAGGCGCTGCGCGCCAGTGAAGAACGGCTCGCGTTGACGGTGCAGGGCGCGAACGTCGGGATCTGGGATTGGAATCTCAACACCCAGGCCGTGTATTTTTCGCCGTTGTGGAAAAGCCAGCTCGGCTATGAAGACCACGAATTCGTCAACGAATTCTCGGAATGGGCATCCCATCTGCACCCCGACGATCGCGATCGCGCGCAACAGGCCGTCCGCGCAATCATCGGCAGCGCACAGAACCGGTTCAACATGGAATTCCGCTTGCGGCATAAAGACGGTTCGTACCGGTGGATACTCTCTCTCGGCGCCGTCACCCGCGACGGCAACGGTGTCGCATCGCGGATGACGGGGATCCATATCGACGCGACCGAGGACAAGCGTGCGGAAGAAGAGTTACGACGGGCTAAAGAAGCGGCCGAAACCGCGAGTAAAGCCAAAAGCGAGTTTCTCGCGAACATGAGCCACGAGATCCGGACGCCGATGAACGGCGTGCTCGGCATGACCGAGCTGCTCCTCACGACGGACCTCTCCAGCCGGCAACGGCACTTGACGGAAACCGCACATCAGGCCGGCGCGACGTTGCTCAACATTCTTAACGACATCCTGGACTTTTCCAAGATCGAGGCCGGGAAACTTGAGATGGAAACCATCCCCTTCACCCCCCGCCAAATCATCGAGGAAGTCGGAGACCTGTTCGCGGAGTCGGCGCAACGAAAGCACGTCGAGCTGGCCTGCCTCATCACGGAGACGGTGCCCCCTCTCCTGCAAGGCGACCCGTCCCGCCTCCGCCAAATTCTCGTGAATCTGCTCGGCAACGCCATCAAATTCACCGAGCAAGGAGAGGTCTTCCTCCATGTCACCACGGTCGAGAGCACGGCCACTGACGTGCTCCTCCGCTTCGAAGTGAGGGACACGGGCATCGGACTCTCACCCGATGCCCAAACTCGCATCTTTCAACCATTTATCCAGGCGGACGGATCGAGCACCAGAAAATACGGCGGGACCGGCCTGGGGCTGGCCATTGTGAACCAGCTCGTGCAGATGATGGGTGGCGCCATCGGTGTCGAAAGCGTAGAAGGCAACGGCGCAACATTCTGGTTTACTGCACGCTTCCACATCGCGGCCGAGGTGAAACAGGCTGCGCACACAACTGGGAACGGCTGCAGAGGGAAACGGATGTTAATCGTGGATGACAACGCGACGAACCGGATGATCCTGGAACACCACCTTCAATCCTGGGGGGCCACGTATAGCAGCGCAGAGTCAGGATTGCAGGCCCTAGACCTCCTGCGTGCGGCCATCCACGAAGGCCATCCCTACGATGTGGCGATCCTCGACTTGCAGATGCCGGGAATGGATGGATTCGAATTGGCACGGACCATCAAAGCCGATGCGGCCATTCGGGATGTGCGCTTGATCCTGCTCACCTCGTTAGGCCCACAAGGAACGGACAAAACCGAGCAAATCGGCATCCTCGACACCCTGTCCAAGCCGGTCAGACAGTCCCAGCTATACGATTGTCTCGTAACAATTCTCGCCGCCTCTTCGCACGAAGGCGCGCCTCGCGAACGCCAAGCCCGGCTGCACCCGCGCCCAAATCGAGGTAAGGGCCGCAGAATCCTGCTGGCCGAAGACAATGCGGTCAACCGGGAAGTCGCCCTCGGCATGCTGGAACTCGCCGGCTACGAAATACATGTGGCGAAAACCGGACGTGAAGCCGTCGAATTATCGGCGAAAACTTCGTACGATCTGATTCTGATGGACTGCCAAATGCCAGACATGGACGGGTTCGAGGCGACAGCCCTGATCCGGAAGCGGGAAGCGTCTCTCGTGAAACCTGACGAACACAACACGAGAGCGGCAGCACAGGACAAGCACGTGCCCATCATTGCCCTGACCGCTCACGCCATGGCGGGAGATCGGGAACGGTGTCTAGCCGCCGAGATGGATGATTATCTCGCCAAACCGTTCACCCAAGATCAACTGGATGACACATTGAGTCGTTGGCTTAGCCAGACGGACGATTCATCGGTCTACAGTGCTGAATCGGCTTCAACCGACGTCATGGCTGCATCTTCCATCCCGACGAGTCACACGGAGCAAGTCGACCCCGCAAACGTAGTCGACTTCACCGCATGGGAACCCATCAGAAAGCTGAAGCGGCCAGGACACCCCGATCCGCTAGGAAAGCTGCTGGCCAGATACTTGGAAGATTCCCGGCCACTCGTTGACCAATTGCGCCACGCCATCCAAGAGAACGACCCGACGACACTCCACGCTGTGGCACACCGCCTCAAATCGAGCAGCGCCACCATGGGGGCCTTGACCGTGGCGGCTCTCTGCAAAGAACTGGAGGCCCTGGGTCTCAGTCGTCAGATCGAAGATGCCCCACCACCCTTTCGGCAATTGGAACGGGACTTCGAAGCAGTGTGCTCCGTCTTTCAAGCCACGCTCACAAAGAAGGCGCACGATGAAGCCTGACCGGAAAGAGACTCTCCTAGCCTTAGTTGTGGACGACGATGCCGTGAACAGGCTGCTGGCGTGCGCAGCCCTGGAGAGCGCCGGATGGAATGTCGAAGAAGCTGAGAATGGGCGGGAAGGGCTGGAAGCCTTCCAGCGGCTCCAGCCTGATGTCGTGCTGCTTGATGTCATGATGCCGGAAATGGACGGCTATACGACCTGTGCATCCCTCCGAAAACTTCCAGAGGGAACACACACCCCCGTGCTCATCATGACCGGTCTGGACGATTACAACTCCGTCACACAGGCCTACGATGCCGGCGCCACCGACTTCCTGACAAAACCGCTGAACGGACTGCTGTTGACGCACCGCGTCCGCTACATCGTGCGGTCGAGCCGGATCGTACAGGAGTTGCGGGACAGCCAGGCGAGCCTGGTCCAGGCTCGCGATGCGGCGCTCGAAAGCACGCGACTCAAATCGGAATTTCTTGCCACCGTCAGCCACGAAATCAGGACGCCCATGAACGGCGTCCTCGGCATGACCGAATGGCTCATGGAGACACAGCTGACGCCTGAGCAACGTGACTGTGCGGAAGCGATTCGCACATCGGGTGATACCTTGCTCTCGATCATCAGTAACATCCTAGATTTCTCGAAAATCGAATCCGGCAAGCTGCAGCTGCAACAGATCGACTTCGACGTCAAAAAGCTGCTCGAAGACATCGTCAGCCCGTTTCGCCAACGGGCGCAACTCAAAGGGGTAGCATTGGCTTGCCAAATCCAGGAACAGGTGCCGCTATGGCTGCACGGTGACCCCGATCGACTGTGCCAGATAGTGAGCAATCTTCTGGGCAACGCCATCAAATTTACCGAGCATGGAGAGATCGTGCTCCGCGCGGAAGTAGATGAGAGGCAAGACCCGATCGATCCGGACAGGCCGGTCGCGTCAAGGCCCGTCAACGGGAACACCAGACGGCTTGTCACTGTGCGCTTTTCTGTCGCAGATACGGGGATTGGCATCGCCCCGGAGGCCTGCACAAGGATTTTCCAACCCTTCATGCAAGCCGATGGATCGACGACGAAAAAGTACGGTGGCACGGGATTGGGACTGGCGATCTGTCAACAGCTTGTCGATCTAATGGGTGGATCCATCGGCGTAGATAGCGAGCCGGGCCAGGGCAGCGTCTTTCACGTTACCGTCCCTCTTGAACACAAGGCGGAATAGGGCGCGCTCACATTTCCGCGCCGACGCGCATCAGGCTTCTGCTTGTGTTCTCACGGTGTGCAGGATAGGCTCACCCGTCGGAGAACTCTCCCCTCATGGCTACCTACGCAATCGGCGACGTCCAAGGCTGCTTCACTTCTCTCCAGC
Proteins encoded:
- a CDS encoding PAS domain S-box protein, which translates into the protein MNSQNTLASKAEPQSFKHRLTVLVGVAAIATGGFTLAVYDTVTTVQIDGPLYTQIVRTKDLAADALPPPLYIVDSYLVTLELLSAPAEKQEALVARFKQLEQDFLAKQAEWRVRLPPGPLRDNLTGSSGRLAHEFYEQWNREFLPAIERGDTRTATNLVYGPLTNRFEQHRLEILTLVQLADKERRQIEGRADSVLKNRAYLLGSLGLGLLGTIFLVGWLINRRVSAPLIRSLQDSEERTRSIVNTALDAIVVMDEQGRIIEWNPQAEQILGWTKHEVIGRKLSDTIVPPQYREAHDQGLQHYLATGEGSALGKRLELTALRSDGTEFVIELAITPLKLASGTIFSGFIRDISEKRKWDERLHEQMQLSLLNAEINSALVQGTTLPTTLQQCATTLIRQLDAAFVRIWLLNPSDLCDDCHKAAACTNRTECLHLAASAGLSENLNGEFRRVPLGVLKIGKIAQGGGVMTTNDVLTEDRLPNKPWLTENGLQAFAGYPLMIGTRVVGVLALFSRHRLSDQALKALERVAQVISLGVEQKRNEEALRASEERLALTVQGANVGIWDWNLNTQAVYFSPLWKSQLGYEDHEFVNEFSEWASHLHPDDRDRAQQAVRAIIGSAQNRFNMEFRLRHKDGSYRWILSLGAVTRDGNGVASRMTGIHIDATEDKRAEEELRRAKEAAETASKAKSEFLANMSHEIRTPMNGVLGMTELLLTTDLSSRQRHLTETAHQAGATLLNILNDILDFSKIEAGKLEMETIPFTPRQIIEEVGDLFAESAQRKHVELACLITETVPPLLQGDPSRLRQILVNLLGNAIKFTEQGEVFLHVTTVESTATDVLLRFEVRDTGIGLSPDAQTRIFQPFIQADGSSTRKYGGTGLGLAIVNQLVQMMGGAIGVESVEGNGATFWFTARFHIAAEVKQAAHTTGNGCRGKRMLIVDDNATNRMILEHHLQSWGATYSSAESGLQALDLLRAAIHEGHPYDVAILDLQMPGMDGFELARTIKADAAIRDVRLILLTSLGPQGTDKTEQIGILDTLSKPVRQSQLYDCLVTILAASSHEGAPRERQARLHPRPNRGKGRRILLAEDNAVNREVALGMLELAGYEIHVAKTGREAVELSAKTSYDLILMDCQMPDMDGFEATALIRKREASLVKPDEHNTRAAAQDKHVPIIALTAHAMAGDRERCLAAEMDDYLAKPFTQDQLDDTLSRWLSQTDDSSVYSAESASTDVMAASSIPTSHTEQVDPANVVDFTAWEPIRKLKRPGHPDPLGKLLARYLEDSRPLVDQLRHAIQENDPTTLHAVAHRLKSSSATMGALTVAALCKELEALGLSRQIEDAPPPFRQLERDFEAVCSVFQATLTKKAHDEA
- a CDS encoding ATP-binding protein → MKPDRKETLLALVVDDDAVNRLLACAALESAGWNVEEAENGREGLEAFQRLQPDVVLLDVMMPEMDGYTTCASLRKLPEGTHTPVLIMTGLDDYNSVTQAYDAGATDFLTKPLNGLLLTHRVRYIVRSSRIVQELRDSQASLVQARDAALESTRLKSEFLATVSHEIRTPMNGVLGMTEWLMETQLTPEQRDCAEAIRTSGDTLLSIISNILDFSKIESGKLQLQQIDFDVKKLLEDIVSPFRQRAQLKGVALACQIQEQVPLWLHGDPDRLCQIVSNLLGNAIKFTEHGEIVLRAEVDERQDPIDPDRPVASRPVNGNTRRLVTVRFSVADTGIGIAPEACTRIFQPFMQADGSTTKKYGGTGLGLAICQQLVDLMGGSIGVDSEPGQGSVFHVTVPLEHKAE